From one Acipenser ruthenus chromosome 21, fAciRut3.2 maternal haplotype, whole genome shotgun sequence genomic stretch:
- the LOC117422813 gene encoding zona pellucida sperm-binding protein 3-like — translation MMAALWKCVVIALCCVPFAAPQEAVSTACGVDSVAVRVLLDYSRPALPLDPSGLLLGPCPPSSSSAGNNMVVFQYGLLDCRFMRMVTANVTSYMNVLTYKPTQRGFYQTPFNQAIVCTYTKPAGWTPPVYNPALGDAYGFGKLEFTMGIMNDDFSAPRTSSLFFLGSPINIAAAVKQQFHMPLMVYVEECVAASTPELSPSSQTYTLITNHGCFVDGQAGNSRFLPRVQTSEIRLVVQAFRFTQLNTDVYIHCRLLAWDPAQLNDPTKKACSFNQRTRSWELLDNPGRSSACSCCTAKCNFRKRRDTAEEGLRHTAVLGPLRILPEELSAGSQEFYQRSPALSLEEPQQVLAWLPVLAAPLLLMAVLGALSLGYYMCMWHHPRLCSKSSSERLHSCAH, via the exons ATGATGGCGGCGTTGTGGAAATGTGTCGTGATTGCGCTTTGCTGTGTACCGTTTGCTGCACCACAGGAAG CTGTGAGTACAGCCTGCGGCGTGGACTCGGTGGCTGTGAGGGTGTTGTTGGATTACTCTCGACCGGCGTTGCCTCTGGACCCGAGTGGCCTCCTGCTGGGACCCTGTCCTCCATCCAGCAGCAGCGCCGGTAATAACATGGTGGTGTTCCAGTACGGGCTGCTGGACTGCCGCTTTATGCGCATG GTTACTGCCAATGTTACCAGTTACATGAATGTGCTGACCTACAAGCCCACCCAGAGAGGCTTCTACCAGACTCCATTCAATCAGGCTATTGTGTGCACCTATACCAA acctgctggctGGACTCCTCCAGTGTATAACCCTGCACTTGGGGATGCCTATGGGTTTGGGAAGCTGGAGTTTACCATGGGGATTATGAATG ATGACTTCTCAGCCCCACGCACCTCCAGTCTGTTCTTCCTGGGGTCCCCCATCAACATCGCGGCTGCAGTGAAGCAGCAATTCCACATGCCACTGATGGTCTACGTGGAAGAGTGTGTTGCTGCCAGCACTCCAGAGCTGAGCCCTTCAAGCCAGACCTACACACTGATCACCAACCACGG ATGCTTTGTAGACGGCCAGGCTGGTAATTCCAGGTTTCTGCCCAGAGTCCAGACCTCTGAGATCCGTCTGGTTGTCCAGGCCTTCAGGTTTACACAACTGAATACAGAT GTGTATATCCATTGCCGCTTGCTGGCTTGGGACCCTGCCCAGCTCAATGACCCCACCAAGAAAGCCTGTTCATTCAACCAGAGAACCAGGAG CTGGGAGCTCCTGGATAACCCTGGTCGGAGCTCTGCGTGCAGCTGCTGTACCGCCAAATGCAATTTCAGGAAGAGGAGGGACACGG CTGAAGAGGGGCTGAGACACACTGCAGTGCTGGGACCCCTGAGGATCCTTCCTGAGGAACTGTCTGCTGGAAGCCAGGAATTCTACCAGAGGAGCCCTGCTCTGTCACTGGAGG AGCCCCAGCAGGTTCTGGCCTGGCTGCCTGTCCTGGCTGCTCCCCTGCTCCTGATGGCTGTCTTGGGAGCCCTGTCTCTGGGCTACTACATGTGCATGTGGCATCATCCCAGACTCTGCTCCAAGTCCAGCAGTGAGCGCCTTCATTCCTGTGCCCACTGA